One Salvia splendens isolate huo1 chromosome 12, SspV2, whole genome shotgun sequence genomic window carries:
- the LOC121757873 gene encoding uncharacterized protein LOC121757873 has protein sequence MVNFAEAIEDCQLVDPGFDGAEFTWAKNGLFERQDTVLVNEAWTRVFEATRVTNLPRIASDHGPVLARCKMSDIAIGGKAFRFQNMWIRHERFLAVVKNAWEEPTGAGGLLNIQIKHSRVKRALKEWNKEVFGTF, from the coding sequence ATGGTCAATTTTGCGGAGGCAATTGAGGATTGCCAACTCGTGGACCCAGGGTTCGATGGGGCGGAATTTACTTGGGCAAAAAACGGTCTATTTGAACGGCAGGATACAGTGCTTGTTAATGAGGCTTGGACTAGGGTCTTCGAGGCCACCCGAGTAACGAACCTCCCACGGATCGCCTCGGACCACGGACCAGTCCTAGCACGATGCAAAATGTCGGACATTGCCATCGGGGGgaaggcattcaggttccagaacatgtggatccgacatgagaGATTTTTGGCTGTAGTTAAGAATGCATGGGAAGAGCCCACTGGGGCGGGCGGCCTTCTTAACATCCAAATTAAACATTCCAGAGTTAAAAGAGCActaaaggagtggaacaaagaggttttcggGACCTTTtga